In Bacteroidota bacterium, one DNA window encodes the following:
- a CDS encoding PorV/PorQ family protein — MNYIHLKRFTFSLLVCTSTILFAQAPKYSNEFLSVGVGARALGMSNAVVASVNDVTSGYWNPAGLVHMNSNVQVGLMHSEYFAGIAKYDYGSFAFKIDSSSAIGFSLIRFGVDNIPNTTELIDAQGNINYDRITTFSSIDYGFLVSYARKLKIEGLNLGVNAKVVRRTVGDFGGAWGFGADAGIQYNKNKWLFGLMARDITTTFNAWSYTLSDQTKNTFALTGNEIPENSLEITLPKLILGVSKKFSFFTNRFSVAPEANLMFTFDGKRNVVIKSDFTSIDPTLGLEMDYQNLIFFRAGIGNIQQTTDVTNKSVTTFQPNIGAGVKIKGVTLDYALTDIGDRSIALYSNVFSLKIDINKRVNKT; from the coding sequence ATGAATTACATTCATTTGAAGAGATTTACATTTTCGCTTTTAGTATGCACATCGACTATTTTATTTGCACAAGCACCAAAATACAGTAATGAATTTTTATCTGTAGGGGTTGGCGCAAGAGCACTAGGCATGTCGAATGCAGTGGTAGCCTCTGTAAACGATGTAACATCGGGATATTGGAATCCGGCAGGACTTGTGCACATGAATAGCAACGTACAAGTGGGGTTAATGCACTCCGAATACTTTGCGGGAATTGCAAAATATGATTATGGCAGTTTTGCCTTTAAAATAGATAGTTCCAGCGCAATCGGATTTAGCCTAATTCGTTTTGGTGTAGATAATATTCCCAACACTACCGAACTTATTGATGCGCAAGGCAACATTAATTACGACAGAATAACAACATTCTCCTCTATTGACTATGGGTTTCTTGTTTCTTATGCACGCAAACTAAAAATAGAAGGACTTAACCTAGGAGTAAATGCTAAAGTGGTAAGGCGCACAGTAGGTGATTTTGGTGGAGCTTGGGGATTTGGCGCAGATGCTGGAATACAATACAACAAAAACAAATGGTTATTCGGATTAATGGCAAGAGACATTACCACCACTTTTAACGCTTGGAGTTACACCCTATCCGACCAAACAAAAAACACATTTGCTTTAACAGGAAATGAAATACCGGAGAATAGCTTAGAAATTACCCTTCCAAAACTAATTTTAGGAGTGTCCAAAAAGTTTTCTTTTTTTACAAATCGCTTTTCTGTAGCTCCAGAAGCAAACTTGATGTTTACGTTTGATGGCAAACGAAACGTGGTAATAAAAAGTGATTTTACAAGTATAGACCCGACTCTTGGATTGGAGATGGATTATCAGAATTTGATATTTTTCAGAGCAGGAATTGGCAATATTCAACAAACTACAGATGTAACCAATAAGTCCGTTACTACGTTTCAGCCTAATATAGGGGCAGGTGTAAAAATAAAAGGCGTTACGCTTGATTATGCACTTACAGATATTGGAGATAGGTCTATCGCTTTATATTCGAATGTGTTTTCGTTAAAAATAGATATTAATAAGCGTGTCAATAAAACATAA
- a CDS encoding MBOAT family protein, with translation MLFNSIHFIVFLPIVFMLYWSIKHEWRWILLLIASYYFYLSWEPWFGLLLLGTTIVDYYSAIKIYNTQDKHKKKIWLSISLTANLGCLAYFKYSSFFYNSIIDIVNMTSGKGLESISSIILPVGLSFYTFQSISYTIDVYRSVNKPETNLARFALYVSFFPQLVAGPVERFSHLMPQLYEKKEFNYSDFGEGIRLCIWGFFKKLVVADRLATFVDPVFNDVENYSGLTFLVAGFFFVVQLYCDFSGYTDIARGVAKFFGFSLLINFNRPLLSTSIRDFWKRHHISMTTWFRDYLYFSLGGNKKGFTKQITNIFIVFLISGLWHGAGWNFVLWGFFHALFFSLELIVSKFSFYKKTTTAQHSLFNTQRFLGWIYFLLVHSITLILFRTKSIHDIHFIFSSLFSFSHFDAINTLNQLLSINTTFPLFVTLTVVLFLFSADFISERIEKKGYTIPNFLLIAYYLVLTVAIFILGQFNANEFVYFQF, from the coding sequence ATGTTATTCAACTCCATTCATTTTATTGTATTTCTACCCATTGTTTTTATGCTGTATTGGAGCATAAAGCATGAATGGAGATGGATATTGCTTCTCATTGCCAGCTATTATTTTTATTTAAGTTGGGAGCCTTGGTTTGGGTTGTTACTATTAGGCACTACAATCGTTGATTATTATTCCGCAATAAAAATTTACAATACTCAAGACAAACACAAAAAGAAAATTTGGTTATCTATAAGCCTAACAGCCAACTTAGGATGTTTGGCTTATTTTAAATACAGTAGTTTTTTTTACAATTCGATTATTGACATTGTAAATATGACATCAGGCAAAGGTCTGGAAAGTATATCCAGCATTATACTTCCCGTTGGTCTATCCTTCTATACATTTCAGTCTATTAGCTACACAATAGATGTATATAGAAGCGTAAACAAACCCGAAACTAATTTAGCTCGTTTTGCTTTATACGTATCGTTTTTCCCCCAACTGGTTGCAGGGCCTGTAGAACGTTTTTCGCATTTAATGCCTCAGCTGTACGAAAAAAAAGAATTTAATTATTCAGATTTTGGAGAGGGAATTAGACTCTGCATTTGGGGATTCTTTAAAAAACTAGTAGTAGCTGATAGGTTAGCCACTTTTGTTGACCCCGTGTTTAACGATGTAGAAAATTACTCCGGATTAACATTTTTAGTTGCGGGCTTTTTCTTTGTGGTGCAGCTGTATTGCGACTTTTCGGGATACACGGATATAGCAAGAGGTGTAGCAAAGTTCTTTGGCTTTAGCCTACTTATTAATTTCAATCGACCTCTATTGTCAACATCTATACGAGATTTCTGGAAGCGCCATCATATTTCTATGACAACGTGGTTTAGAGACTATTTATACTTTTCTTTGGGTGGGAATAAAAAAGGATTTACAAAACAGATAACAAATATATTTATAGTATTCTTAATTAGTGGCTTGTGGCACGGGGCCGGTTGGAACTTTGTTTTGTGGGGATTTTTTCATGCTTTGTTTTTTTCTTTAGAATTAATCGTGTCGAAGTTTTCGTTTTATAAAAAAACAACCACTGCTCAACATTCATTATTTAACACCCAACGCTTCTTAGGTTGGATTTATTTTTTATTAGTGCACTCCATTACATTAATCTTGTTTCGCACCAAGAGCATTCATGATATACACTTTATTTTTTCTTCGTTGTTTTCTTTTTCCCATTTTGATGCCATCAACACACTTAACCAACTCCTATCTATAAATACAACGTTTCCTTTGTTTGTAACACTTACCGTTGTTTTATTTTTATTTAGCGCTGACTTTATATCCGAAAGAATTGAAAAAAAGGGATATACTATACCCAACTTTTTACTTATTGCATATTACTTAGTGCTTACAGTAGCTATATTTATTTTAGGTCAATTTAATGCAAATGAATTTGTCTATTTTCAATTTTAA
- the hppD gene encoding 4-hydroxyphenylpyruvate dioxygenase, producing MSKEIKNVEYGLEKIFEGAQDFLPLLGTDYVEFYVGNAKQSAHFYKTAFGFQSLAYAGLETGVKDRTSYVLAQDKIRLVLTTPLKSDSPINEHLKKHGDGVKVIALWVEDATKSFEETTKRGAKPFMQPTVEKDEHGEVVRSGIYTYGETVHIFVERKNYKGTFMPGYKPWKSDYNPTPTGLKFIDHMVGNVGWGEMNQWVKWYEDVMGFVNFLSFDDKQIHTEYSALMSKVMSNGNGRIKFPINEPAEGKKKSQIEEYLDFYESPGVQHIAVATDDIIKTVSELRARGVEFLSAPPHAYYQEIPKRLGSHMSIMKEDINVLEKLAILVDADEEGYLLQIFTKPVEDRPTLFFEIIQRMGARGFGAGNFKALFESIEREQEKRGTL from the coding sequence ATGTCAAAAGAAATAAAAAACGTAGAATACGGATTAGAAAAAATATTCGAAGGTGCACAAGATTTTCTTCCACTTCTTGGTACTGATTATGTAGAATTTTATGTGGGGAATGCTAAGCAATCGGCCCACTTTTATAAAACAGCTTTTGGGTTTCAATCGCTTGCGTATGCAGGACTTGAAACTGGTGTTAAAGACAGAACATCCTATGTATTGGCTCAAGATAAAATTAGGCTGGTGCTTACAACTCCGCTTAAGAGCGATTCGCCAATAAATGAGCATTTAAAAAAACATGGAGATGGTGTAAAAGTAATTGCACTGTGGGTAGAAGATGCTACTAAATCATTTGAAGAAACCACTAAACGTGGTGCAAAACCTTTTATGCAGCCTACTGTAGAAAAAGACGAGCATGGAGAGGTGGTACGCTCCGGCATTTATACCTATGGCGAAACAGTACACATTTTTGTAGAACGAAAAAATTACAAAGGCACATTCATGCCGGGGTACAAGCCTTGGAAGTCGGATTATAATCCAACGCCAACAGGGTTGAAGTTTATCGACCACATGGTGGGGAATGTAGGTTGGGGCGAAATGAATCAATGGGTAAAATGGTACGAAGATGTAATGGGATTTGTAAACTTTTTATCGTTTGACGACAAACAAATTCATACCGAATACTCGGCATTGATGAGTAAAGTAATGAGCAACGGAAATGGACGAATTAAATTTCCAATTAACGAGCCTGCAGAAGGAAAAAAGAAGTCGCAAATAGAAGAATATTTAGATTTTTACGAAAGCCCCGGAGTGCAGCATATAGCAGTTGCTACAGACGATATTATAAAAACAGTTTCTGAATTGCGCGCCCGTGGGGTAGAGTTTTTATCAGCACCACCACATGCTTACTACCAAGAAATACCGAAGCGTTTGGGTAGTCACATGAGTATAATGAAAGAGGACATTAACGTGTTAGAAAAACTAGCTATTCTTGTTGATGCCGATGAAGAAGGATATTTACTACAAATATTTACCAAACCTGTAGAGGACAGACCTACCTTGTTTTTTGAAATTATACAACGAATGGGTGCACGTGGGTTTGGAGCCGGAAATTTCAAAGCATTATTCGAATCTATAGAACGAGAGCAGGAAAAGAGAGGCACGCTGTAG
- a CDS encoding homogentisate 1,2-dioxygenase, translating into MPIYHKLGDIPQKRHVVFQSKDNKHYYEQLFGTEGFSGMSSLLYHVHRPTQVKEILGSKDVSPKIAIQKNIKALLLEGFKVQPKADFLESRTALLVNNDVHLGLAAPQESTTSYFYKNADADEMLFIHKGSGTLKTFMGNIPFEYGDYLVIPRGMIYQMEFNSTDNRLLFLESFAPIYTPKRYRNHFGQMLEHSPFCERDYKLPVTIETHDKKGDFLIKVKKEGMLHDVVYATHPFDVIGWDGYNFPYGFSIHNFEPITGRVHQPPPVHQTFETDTFVVCSFCPRLYDYHPQAIPAPYNHSNIDSDEVLYYVDGDFMSRNNIKQGHITLHPKGIPHGPAPGAMERSIGQKETQELAVMVDTFKPLMVTEAAMGIDDGKYYKSWVE; encoded by the coding sequence ATGCCTATATACCACAAATTGGGAGATATTCCTCAAAAACGCCATGTAGTATTTCAAAGTAAAGACAACAAACATTATTACGAGCAGCTTTTTGGTACAGAAGGATTTAGTGGCATGTCGTCTTTGTTGTATCATGTACACAGACCAACTCAGGTAAAAGAAATTCTTGGCTCGAAGGATGTAAGTCCTAAAATTGCAATACAAAAAAACATTAAAGCGTTGCTATTAGAGGGGTTTAAAGTACAACCTAAGGCAGATTTTTTAGAAAGCAGAACAGCATTGCTTGTAAACAACGATGTTCATTTGGGGTTGGCTGCACCTCAAGAATCTACCACGTCTTATTTTTATAAGAATGCCGATGCCGATGAAATGCTATTTATACATAAGGGTTCGGGCACACTAAAAACGTTTATGGGGAATATTCCTTTTGAATATGGCGACTATCTTGTTATTCCCCGAGGCATGATTTACCAAATGGAATTCAACTCCACAGATAATCGTTTATTGTTTTTAGAATCGTTTGCACCAATTTACACACCTAAACGCTATCGCAATCATTTTGGTCAAATGTTGGAGCATTCGCCTTTTTGCGAACGGGATTATAAATTGCCTGTTACCATTGAAACCCACGATAAGAAAGGCGATTTTCTTATTAAAGTAAAAAAAGAAGGAATGTTGCACGATGTGGTGTATGCCACACATCCCTTTGATGTGATAGGTTGGGATGGATATAATTTTCCGTATGGATTTTCTATTCATAATTTCGAACCTATTACAGGACGTGTGCATCAGCCACCTCCGGTGCATCAAACGTTTGAGACAGATACGTTTGTGGTATGTTCATTTTGCCCTCGCTTGTACGACTACCATCCACAGGCAATTCCGGCACCTTATAATCACAGTAATATAGATTCGGACGAAGTATTGTATTATGTAGATGGTGATTTTATGAGTAGAAATAATATTAAACAAGGTCATATAACATTGCATCCAAAAGGTATTCCGCACGGGCCGGCACCGGGTGCAATGGAACGCAGTATCGGTCAGAAAGAAACGCAAGAATTAGCAGTAATGGTAGACACATTTAAACCATTAATGGTTACGGAAGCTGCCATGGGAATTGATGATGGAAAATACTATAAAAGCTGGGTGGAGTAG
- a CDS encoding N-acetyltransferase gives MENIFFSHPTAVVDEGCKIAKGVKIWHFSHIMPNCTIGENCNIGQNVVISPDVVLGKNVKVQNNVSIYTGVTCGDDVFLGPSMVFTNVINPRSAVNRKSEYAKTHVGTGATIGANATIVCGHDIGEFAFIGAGAVVTKNVPAYALFVGNPAKQIGWMSEYGHRLSFDKDGVAVCSESKQKYKLENGKVTKIS, from the coding sequence ATGGAAAATATTTTTTTTTCTCACCCAACTGCCGTAGTTGACGAAGGTTGTAAAATAGCAAAAGGTGTAAAGATTTGGCATTTTTCGCACATTATGCCTAATTGCACTATTGGCGAGAATTGCAACATTGGTCAAAATGTGGTTATTTCTCCGGATGTAGTGTTGGGCAAAAATGTAAAAGTGCAAAACAATGTTTCTATTTATACTGGAGTAACTTGCGGAGATGATGTGTTTCTGGGTCCGTCTATGGTTTTTACCAATGTAATAAATCCGCGCAGCGCAGTAAATAGAAAAAGCGAATATGCTAAAACGCATGTAGGCACAGGTGCTACTATTGGCGCAAATGCAACTATTGTGTGTGGACATGATATTGGAGAGTTTGCCTTTATTGGTGCCGGAGCTGTAGTTACTAAAAATGTTCCCGCATATGCCTTGTTTGTAGGCAATCCTGCTAAACAAATCGGTTGGATGAGCGAATATGGGCATCGCCTAAGCTTTGATAAAGATGGAGTAGCAGTATGTTCTGAGAGCAAACAAAAGTATAAGTTAGAGAATGGTAAAGTGACAAAAATCAGCTAA
- the purS gene encoding phosphoribosylformylglycinamidine synthase subunit PurS yields MKFKAEINIMPLKALLDPQGKAVTSSMKNIGLAEIENVRVGKHITLEIDATDEATAKAKVDEACKKLLANQIMESYDYTIGSI; encoded by the coding sequence ATGAAGTTTAAAGCTGAAATAAATATAATGCCTTTAAAAGCACTGTTAGACCCACAAGGCAAAGCCGTTACATCTAGTATGAAAAATATTGGATTGGCAGAGATTGAGAATGTGCGTGTAGGTAAACATATTACATTAGAAATCGATGCCACAGACGAAGCCACTGCAAAAGCTAAAGTTGACGAAGCGTGTAAAAAATTATTGGCAAATCAAATTATGGAAAGCTACGATTACACGATAGGTAGCATATAA
- a CDS encoding CDP-alcohol phosphatidyltransferase family protein, producing MRNNIPNFFTLANLLFGCIATVAALNNNLVGASYCVGFSLIFDFLDGFMARALKANSPIGKELDSLADMVSFGLVPGVIMFKLIGGALIYQSIQENMSLEARTVYTKLSYVAFLITLFSAWRLAKFNIDTRQHKTFIGLATPGNTLLIASFPLVIENPTNINEWLLNSAVLNPYFLLVLVVFLSYLLVANIRMFSFKMETFSFADNKPQYILVVSSIILIAFFQYIGLLLVVPLYILLSLVFGGLKKKPTQ from the coding sequence ATGCGAAATAATATTCCCAATTTTTTTACTCTTGCAAATCTCTTGTTTGGCTGCATTGCTACAGTTGCTGCACTAAATAATAATTTGGTTGGAGCATCCTACTGTGTAGGCTTTTCTCTAATTTTTGATTTCTTAGATGGCTTTATGGCTAGAGCATTAAAAGCAAATAGTCCCATTGGTAAAGAGTTGGATTCACTTGCTGACATGGTTTCTTTTGGACTTGTTCCGGGTGTTATTATGTTTAAATTAATTGGCGGAGCCCTTATATACCAATCTATTCAAGAGAATATGTCATTAGAAGCACGAACTGTTTATACAAAACTATCGTACGTTGCCTTTTTAATTACACTATTTTCTGCATGGCGTTTGGCTAAATTCAATATCGATACTCGTCAGCATAAAACATTTATTGGGTTGGCTACTCCCGGCAATACGTTGTTAATAGCGTCTTTCCCGTTAGTAATTGAGAATCCAACAAATATTAATGAATGGCTGCTTAATTCGGCTGTTTTGAATCCTTATTTTCTGTTGGTGTTGGTAGTGTTTTTATCATATTTGTTGGTTGCAAACATTCGTATGTTCTCTTTTAAAATGGAAACATTTTCATTTGCCGACAACAAGCCACAATACATATTGGTGGTATCTTCCATTATACTTATTGCCTTCTTCCAGTATATAGGATTGCTTTTGGTGGTGCCTTTGTACATATTACTATCTCTAGTATTTGGCGGTTTGAAGAAAAAGCCCACTCAATAG